The following DNA comes from Anopheles coustani chromosome 2, idAnoCousDA_361_x.2, whole genome shotgun sequence.
TCCGCTTGAATAGTCGACAAGAGGACTCCGCTGGAAAACATCCATTCCTTCCGTAGGAGTAACAAGTCTCATTATGCCAACCGAAGAGGAACGTCTAGTTATACCGGATGTGCCCCGGGGTCCCCTATGTGCGTACCGGTCGAAGGCGAAGTTTAACTGGAAAGATTTTAGGCTAGTGCTGGAGGATAAGGAACTgattaaaattaaagtaaGTTGAAGAAGAAAGGGCGGCGTAAAGAAACATTAACAAGTTGCTTGACTAACAATATATTATCGACTTTTAGTATGATATCTGGTGTCGGTTAGAATCGGAACCACTTTTCTCGCCGGTTACGTCAACACTCTCGGCCGACCAGCAGAAGGAACGTGCGGCCCGGCAGGTGAACCGGATCACAGATCTGGAGCTAGCGCCGTCAGAAATCTACTCGAAACCCTACAAGTACCGCGTCCGCTACCTAATGAGCATCAACGAGGCGCTGCACGCTGTCTGTCCGAGCCTGTCGGTGAAGATTGCGCTCGGTGTTGGCCTGTTCACCAATTCACTGCTGGCGATGGGTACCGAGCGGCACCAGGACACGTACAATAAGGCGTGGAATAGGGAGATCGTCACTTGCCTGGCGATCACGGAGGTTTCGCACGGCAGCAACACCAAGCGGTGCCGCACGACGGCCAAGTACGATCCGAGTACGCAGGAGTTTATCATCCACACACCGGACTTTGAGGCGGCCAAGTGCTGGGTGGGCAACCTGGGCAAGACGGCGTCGGTGGCGCTACTGTTCGCGATCCTCTACACGGCCGACGGCCAGAGCCATGGGCTGCAGGGATTTCTGGTGCCAATTCGCGATCCGAAGACGCTCCTGCCGTACCCGGGCGTGACGGTGGGTGACATCGGTGAGAAGATCGGGCTGAACGGCATCGACAATGGGTTCGTGATGTTCAACAACTATCGGATCCCGCGCGAGAATCTGCTGAACCGGACGGGTGATGTCACGCCGGAGGGTGTGTACGAGAGCACGTTCAGTGAGCCGGGTAAAATCCTCGGTGCGGTGCTGGAGTCGTTCTCGGCCGGTCGATTGGGGATCATGCAAGAATCCTCCAACACGCTCTCCCATGCGGCCGTCATTGCGGTGCGATATGCGGCACTTCGCAAACAGTTTGGCCCCGATCGTGATGGGCCCGAGCAGTCGATCATCGAATATCAACTACACGTAAGACGGCTTACTCCATTGCGCGGTGCTCATTTGGGGACTGACGGTCGATTTATTCGGGACTTTTCCCTTTCTTGTAGCAATGGCGCATCTTCCCCTACCTAGCGGCGGCCTGCGTACTCAAGGTGTCCGTGTTTGCCATGACCGAGATCTACCTGGAGACGGTGCAAAAGTCTCAGGCCGAATCGAACGGGTTCGAACTGCTTACACAGATCGTATCGGAAATTCACGCGCTCGTGTCGTCGTCGAAGCCACTCGTCACGTGGACCGCGCGGGACGCAATCCAGGAATCGCGCGAAGCGTGCGGCGGCCACGGGTATCTGCGGGCGGCCAACTTGGGCGAGCTTCGAAACAACCACGATCCGAGCTGCACCTACGAGGGCGACAATAACGTGCTCGGCCAGCAGGCTTCGAACTGGCTTATCCGGCAGTGGAAGAACGCCAAGGTGGAGAGCCCAGTCGGGACGGCCACTTTCATCAACCGAAGGCAGCAGATTTTGAATGGGAATTTTGAAGCCCTACGAGGTTCGGGTGTGAGCGTTGAAAGTTCACAGTGTAAGTGAgacgaagagagagagagaggtttTCCAAAATACGATGCTTTCACTGAGTATTTTTCGTATCGATCGATTCAAAGcaattatataaaaaaacagtttatttttcatagtttATGTACTTATATGTTTTAGTACttacatcttcttcttcttggcgtaacgacctcttggtcatgcctgcccgttaagggcttacgagacttgtttccctgttgtacgtggatattcagttctctcgtacaggggagggtccggtctcggttgggattcgaacccacgccatcgaggtggtgagcctcggcgctcatgggccgattttctaaccggcgctaccgctcggctgtcgcggacccccagtAGTACTTACATGTGCCCTTTAGTTTTTGACCAAGGAAAACCTAGCCTATTTATTTAACAGTTCATCAAACGAATTCTCAAGAGGTAGAATCTATTAAAATTACTACTTATCATTCATGATGAGACACACTAtacttttattaatttaaaagatCGTTCGTGCGGTGTTGAACTAAAATAAGGAGAGTATAGTTGTTTCCAATAGAATCGATGATCTGTTAATAATATTCTAACTGTGTGAAACCTAagtgtaaaaaaaagctaTCAACAATAACCTTTTTCCATATTAAGGTGTGCATTGCTTTTATTGAATTCTTATAAACAATTACCTTCAAACTAAAAGTCACATTTTTTGTCATTAAAAGATTGTTAGGATTCATGGAAGCACCTCGTGCTTACAAAAAAGATTGTCATTAAAAGATTGTTAGGATTCATGGAAGCACCAGCATGGCAAAAATCGTTAAATATGCGAGCAACATTTATAAAATGCCTTCAGTGACTTTGTGATGACTGCATcgcatttatttaaattaaataactaTAAGTATAGGCTTTATGATCAGTTACTATCACTATATAACGTATATTTCTTTGCCATTTGCATTGCATAATTAAAACTGGTTCTCTTTCTTGCAGTCGTTAGTCAGTGCTACGAGTGGCTTATGTGCTGGCTGCTCCAGCAAAGCGTAACACAGATGGAGGAAGCCAGTCGAGCCAACTTGGATTCGTTTACGGCCCGCAACAACTGTCAGGTATATCGGGCGCGTGACCTAAGCCGAGCCTACGCCGAATATTACGCGTTGGAAAGTTTCAGGTAAGGAAATGTCATCATTGGGCGGGGCGGATCGTTCAGCGTAaactgattttcttttccgtttttgttgTCCTTTCTGCAGGACGCGATGTGCACGGAGTGATGTTGGTCAGGACCTCCGTCCGGTGTTGTTCAACGTGTACCTCGTGTACGGGCTGTGGTGCATCGACCGGCACATGACCACCTTCTACGCTGGATCGTTTGCCAACGGGCCCGCCTTTGGTGACGCCGTTCGCAGCACGCTGTTGCGCGTGTGCGGAGAAATGAAGGATTCGGCCGT
Coding sequences within:
- the LOC131266778 gene encoding peroxisomal acyl-coenzyme A oxidase 3; the encoded protein is MPTEEERLVIPDVPRGPLCAYRSKAKFNWKDFRLVLEDKELIKIKYDIWCRLESEPLFSPVTSTLSADQQKERAARQVNRITDLELAPSEIYSKPYKYRVRYLMSINEALHAVCPSLSVKIALGVGLFTNSLLAMGTERHQDTYNKAWNREIVTCLAITEVSHGSNTKRCRTTAKYDPSTQEFIIHTPDFEAAKCWVGNLGKTASVALLFAILYTADGQSHGLQGFLVPIRDPKTLLPYPGVTVGDIGEKIGLNGIDNGFVMFNNYRIPRENLLNRTGDVTPEGVYESTFSEPGKILGAVLESFSAGRLGIMQESSNTLSHAAVIAVRYAALRKQFGPDRDGPEQSIIEYQLHQWRIFPYLAAACVLKVSVFAMTEIYLETVQKSQAESNGFELLTQIVSEIHALVSSSKPLVTWTARDAIQESREACGGHGYLRAANLGELRNNHDPSCTYEGDNNVLGQQASNWLIRQWKNAKVESPVGTATFINRRQQILNGNFEALRGSGVSVESSQFVSQCYEWLMCWLLQQSVTQMEEASRANLDSFTARNNCQVYRARDLSRAYAEYYALESFRTRCARSDVGQDLRPVLFNVYLVYGLWCIDRHMTTFYAGSFANGPAFGDAVRSTLLRVCGEMKDSAVAIADALAPPDWVLNSVLAKSDGRLYENIQSVFMTNPGAMERAAWWKDIIPTKQKSKL